A region of Fusarium keratoplasticum isolate Fu6.1 chromosome 6, whole genome shotgun sequence DNA encodes the following proteins:
- a CDS encoding ATPase-AAA-core domain-containing protein has product MGSVLVEAMGQEGMRELGVKKVHPFFSKEPAVDPARHSELSAQPPTAPDHDDQHDSAQSGSDSPNGRRKRRKPDSSVTQDAPGSKRPRRKRQGEGRQTTLVPTEQASDITPEPNTTDIPTPPLSDAPMTFAEAPSQSALEAPPVSTSNPPDAANKKVLKWNPKTGTLGSPPKSKSKTLPSRIVCVKYGRDEASRKDMGDKITQILDGKTLFPPTTSKSRAKKAKESVVKKAPGPAKATHPFFTGKAKQTPPTTGENHKTAENRPSRQTIFTSTPLSPKKTRNPFTSDHQVPRFGIRTGTTKIPGAVYPLWPAKGMAHIRGLEGSACSQAASQDNVAKKSKGYTVTVSSDESVLGGFCTSMDLTALRNSLPTNDDNFEPAPTELRIPTRHFESGRKAQKRIRSELRTLRPTPTEDDDDIIGHRAPSAQLKRTHPAILRLYEELESSLSAYDKSACECLSWAHKYAPSTAAEVLQAGREAILLKEWLQTLKVQSVGTGNADAGGAKGKAKSSTAPKKKRKKDKLDGFIIDSEEEANEMDEVSEDDDDWAPAGSGLTKKTVIRSGDAAAKGGKDQGRLTNAVVISGPHGSGKTAAVYAVAKELGFEIFEINPGSRRSGKDILEKVGDMTRNHLVQQHRADPITEAEEDEVARDLKSGKQGMMTAFFQPKVAAASKKPTKKPTEAKSNETTKGSQGQKQSLILLEEVDVLYEEDKQFWATLMGMMVQSKRPFIMTCNDENMVPLQTLNLHGIFRFSHPPTDLAIDHCLLVAANEGHLLKRSAVEALYKSRNNDLRAALVELNYWCQISVGDRKGGFDWFYLRWPKGSDRDENGDVVRVLSEDTYRKGMGWIGRDLTATCLDPLESEEEVMKQCWNSWTLDMGDWNNSLHLQSWADDITRNASEPSQRLDALTAFDEFCTSMSDADLISSGSLGTRFQEVLDPELPEIPTKTRDDFIVGRRLLEADSKSTPSTPSIGLSISLKSLTRQRLFKLSPTTDVTSPSVLQPLAEDRAVSVLDESFENCTTPMTRMDLALAFDPIAVNEKAAASSHLDPSVFDRTMKLIVLDIAPWVRGIVEFDNKLMQERLKLSNLMSEGGKRKRMRTTRSAYSALEGGERRTTRRERYFGDCLNTAFVRRTAGDAWQEVVEAMRPKESVESAPSSPSSPGSSLA; this is encoded by the coding sequence ATGGGATCCGTTTTGGTCGAGGCGATGGGCCAGGAAGGCATGAGGGAACTTGGAGTCAAGAAGGTTCATCCTTTCTTCTCCAAAGAACCTGCCGTTGACCCTGCACGCCACTCCGAACTCTCGGCCCAACCCCCTACAGCTCCGGACCACGATGATCAGCACGACAGCGCTCAATCGGGGTCAGACTCGCCGAACGGCAGGCGAAAGCGTCGAAAGCCGGACAGCTCTGTTACACAAGATGCTCCTGGTTCCAAAAGACCACGCCGAAAACGCCAAGGGGAAGGGCGACAAACAACCCTCGTTCCCACGGAGCAAGCTTCAGATATAACTCCCGAGCCCAACACCACCGACATTCCCACTCCTCCACTGAGCGATGCGCCTATGACTTTCGCCGAAGCCCCTTCACAGTCTGCCCTCGAAGCACCACCCGTCTCAACCTCGAACCCACCCGATGCCGCAAATAAGAAGGTTCTCAAATGGAACCCGAAAACAGGGACACTCGGATCACCACCCAAATCCAAGTCGAAAACCCTTCCTTCCCGCATAGTGTGCGTCAAGTacggccgagatgaagcGAGTCGGAAGGACATGGGTGATAAGATCACTCAAATTCTAGACGGCAAGACACTATTTCCTCCAACCACCTCGAAGAGCCGAGCCAAAAAGGCAAAAGAAAGTGTTGTTAAGAAAGCACCTGGTCCGGCCAAAGCTACACATCCTTTCTTCACGGGAAAAGCGAAACAGACACCCCCCACCACAGGCGAGAACCATAAAACAGCTGAGAACCGGCCCTCTCGACAGACAATCTTTACGTCTACGCCATTGTCCCCGAAGAAGACACGAAACCCTTTCACCTCTGACCATCAGGTCCCACGATTCGGTATCAGAACTGGTACAACAAAGATTCCCGGGGCCGTATATCCTCTTTGGCCTGCAAAGGGAATGGCCCACATTCGTGGACTTGAGGGTTCAGCTTGTTCTCAGGCCGCCTCTCAGGACAACGTCGCCAAGAAGTCAAAGGGTTATACAGTGACGGTTTCTTCAGATGAATCTGTTCTGGGGGGGTTTTGCACCAGCATGGATCTCACTGCCCTCCGCAACTCGCTTCCCACAAATGATGACAACTTCGAGCCAGCACCAACAGAATTACGAATCCCGACTAGACATTTTGAAAGTGGCCGAAAGGCTCAGAAGCGCATCCGGTCAGAACTTCGAACATTGCGGCCCACCCCtaccgaggacgacgacgacataATAGGACATAGGGCCCCCAGTGCCCAGTTGAAAAGAACACACCCAGCCATTCTTAGATTATATGAAGAACTCGAGAGCAGCCTTTCCGCATATGACAAGTCAGCATGCGAATGTCTGTCCTGGGCGCACAAGTACGCTCCTAGCACAGCGGCTGAGGTTCTCCAAGCTGGCAGGGAGGCTATTCTTCTCAAAGAATGGCTGCAAACACTCAAGGTTCAGTCTGTCGGTACCGGCAATGCTGATGCAGGAGGGGCAAAAGGAAAGGCCAAATCGTCTACTgctcccaagaagaagagaaagaaggataagctggatggcttcattatcgacagcgaggaggaagcgaaTGAAATGGATGAGGTAtccgaggatgacgatgactgGGCGCCTGCTGGCTCAGGACTCACGAAAAAGACCGTGATCCGAAGCGGAGATGCAGCTGCCAAGGGAGGAAAAGATCAAGGACGTCTCACGAATGCGGTTGTTATCAGCGGACCCCATGGCAGCGGGAAGACAGCCGCCGTCTATGCTGTAGCCAAAGAGCTGGGTTTTGAGATTTTCGAGATCAACCCAGGGAGCAGGCGAAGCGGCAAGGATATTCTGGAGAAAGTTGGCGATATGACGCGCAACCATCTTGTGCAGCAACACCGCGCTGATCCTATCActgaggcagaagaggatgaagtgGCCAGAGACTTGAAGTCGGGGAAGCAGGGCATGATGACGGCATTTTTCCAGCCCAAAGTAGCAGCCGCCTCGAAGAAGCCAACCAAGAAGCCTACCGAAGCGAAGTCAAACGAAACAACCAagggaagccaaggccagaagCAGTCACTCATCcttttggaggaggtggatgTTTTATACGAAGAGGATAAGCAGTTCTGGGCAACCTTGATGGGCATGATGGTACAGTCAAAACGGCCATTCATCATGACCTGCAATGACGAGAACATGGTACCCCTCCAGACCCTCAACTTGCACGGCATCTTCCGATTCTCTCATCCACCAACCGACCTGGCTATCGATCACTGCCTACTTGTTGCAGCAAATGAGGGCCATCTGCTAAAGCGCTCGGCCGTCGAGGCCCTATACAAGTCTCGCAACAACGACTTGAGGGCTGCCCTGGTAGAACTCAACTACTGGTGTCAGATTAGCGTTGGAGATCGCAAAGGTGGTTTCGACTGGTTCTATCTCCGATGGCCCAAGGGCTCTGACCGAGATGAGAATGGGGATGTGGTTCGAGTCTTGAGCGAAGACACTTACCGCAAGGGCATGGGATGGATTGGGCGCGACCTCACTGCCACATGCCTGGACCCATTGGAGTCGGAAGAAGAGGTGATGAAGCAGTGCTGGAACTCATGGACTCTTGACATGGGTGACTGGAACAACAGCTTGCATCTCCAATCCTGGGCCGACGATATAACCAGGAACGCATCGGAGCCCAGCCAGAGGCTTGACGCTTTGACTGCATTCGATGAGTTTTGCACTTCAATGAGCGACGCGGATCTTATCTCGAGTGGCTCGCTAGGAACTAGATTCCAGGAAGTGCTTGATCCAGAACTGCCCGAAATTCCGACCAAGACGAGAGATGATTTCATTGTGGGCCGTCGCCTTCTGGAGGCTGATTCCAAGTCAACACCATCTACGCCCAGCATTGGTCTCTCAATCTCTCTCAAATCCCTGACAAGACAGAGACTTTTCAAACTATCTCCGACAACCGACGTCACATCCCCATCTGTTCTCCAGCCATTGGCGGAGGATCGTGCAGTCTCTGTTTTGGACGAGTCTTTCGAGAATTGCACGACACCTATGACTCGGATGGATCTGGCGCTGGCGTTCGACCCGATTGCTGTTAATGAGAAGGCAGCGGCATCCAGCCATCTGGACCCATCAGTGTTTGATCGCACAATGAAGCTCATCGTGTTGGACATTGCTCCATGGGTACGAGGCATTGTGGAGTTTGACAACAAGCTCATGCAGGAGAGACTCAAGTTGAGCAACCTCATGAGTGAGGGtggaaagagaaagagaatgCGTACCACTCGCAGCGCATACTCAGCTCTGGAAGGAGGTGAGAGGAGGACCACTCGACGGGAAAGATACTTTGGCGATTGTCTCAATACGGCATTTGTGAGACGTACCGCTGGTGACGCCTGGCAGGAAGTTGTGGAGGCGATGAGACCAAAGGAGAGCGTGGAGAGCGCTCCAAGCAGCCCATCATCCCCTGGATCAAGCTTGGCTTAA
- a CDS encoding Chitin synthase export chaperone produces MSSFGDFRFICEIAPLPLCAQVGPVIEASGRVGIEPECYARNIELANTIIFEGAASVMHIVALIMTVIMILHVRSKFTAVGRKEILSFFYLYMLLTAVSLIVDAGVAPPGSDPYPYFVSVQNGLSSAVITCLLINGFVGFQLYEDGTPLSVWMLRVCSLVAFAISFLVSLATFKSWAGLGPNKTIGLFVVLYLLNAIQLFVYVAMQILLVTRTLQDRWPLGDIAFGIFFFVAGQVLLYAFSAKICVAISHYIDGLFLATVCNLLGVMMVYKYWDSITKEDLEFSVGTRMNNWEVKELLPEEERRATVFSEDPYGHSSSYDLPYSPSAARYSAKY; encoded by the exons atgtcctccTTCGGCGACTTTAGGTTCATCTGCGAGATTGCCCCTCTGCCATTATGCGCACAAGTCGGTCCTGTCATCGAGGCCTCTGGCCGCGTGGGCATTGAGCCCGAATGCTATGCCCGCAACATCGAGctcgccaacaccatcatctttgaaGGCGCCGCCTCCGTTATGCACATCGTCGCCCTCATCATGACCGTCATCATGATTCTCCACGTGCGAAGCAAGTTTACTGCTGTCGGACGCAAGGAGATTCTCAGCTTCTTCTACCTGTACATGCTGCTGACCGCTGTGTCCCTCATTGTCGACGCCGGTGTGGCCCCTCCTGGCAGCGACCCGTACCCGTACTTTGTTAGTGTACAGAACGGACTCAGCAGCGCTGTTATCACTTGTCTACTCATCAACGGATTTGTCGGTTTTCAGCTGTACGAAGACGGCACACCCCTGTCAGTGTGGATGTTACGTGTCTGCTCCCTGGTTGCCTTTGCCATCAGTTTCCTCGTTTCGCTGGCAACGTTTAAGAGCTGGGCCGGACTCGGGCCCAACAAGACTATTGGCCTTTTCGTTGTTCTCTACCTCCTCAACGCGATCCAGCTCTTCGTGTATGTGGCTATGCAGATTCTGCTGGTGACGAGAACGCTGCAGGATCGCTGGCCCCTTGGAGATATCGCCTTCGGtatcttcttctttgttgcTGGACAGGTTCTCCTTTATGCATTCAGCGCCAAGATTTGTGTCGCTATTAGCCACTACATTGACGGTCTGTTCCTTGCAACTGTATGCAACTTGTTGGGCGTTATGATGGTTTACAAG TACTGGGATTCGATTACCAAAGAGGATCTCGAATTCTCGGTGGGCACAAGGATGAACAACtgggaggtcaaggagctgttgcccgaggaggagcgcagGGCAACTGTCTTCTCGGAAGATCCCTACGGCCACTCAAGCTCATATGATCTGCCCTATTCACCAAGCGCAGCACGATACTCGGCCAAGTACTAA
- a CDS encoding AAA domain-containing protein has protein sequence MASRDENNLKGRKAGRTGATREEGRSSTRDRSAMDKTISQDHSNYHGHVFSTAHKEDDGSDSDDESESERAHKQAGNGEGSKQNDGQFDEGEGGREVLSEEEEDLAQRLAEQLKVKLSDLVEENFPSGSAASRVMDNLVSTVSRLQVENEMLKEELQAIKTTQLASPEQAFHEAIGSNQGSELVKFVTFHEVLCWCSREPTLTSYLDPPRLFKGDTENDHLRGTNEVAQVKAYLESHPEISFAVIAHYRCDKPSIRSILTKEGQRGPRGRVLIQDHCPKEGGKKGIMVGPATQTGLQAIIEANPDQFPGFEDPPRFFNLWGGRFLKKSSFQSLQEPFTLFYLYGKTLTKSFGEVDLDDLTRESLLLLCQWMEDNFREEWDKADALFAQGKIDLAHFQLLFRPGELIVSGGSHEDRSSLGGSVVPWFSFNTGGLDGIQLYTWVFNGHLLSSRSSFDPPLELSSTSPSSDSLIDITSLDHYPLRFASKGVKAGLVARGQRFWACRRQKLVCYNENIAGSAFQTERRFMVDYDMFRRLHPSNLAFKRDFIDQLPAFQFSNIEEPPEEFLYCLPPEIHGFDFTTKTWKALEVDRITDVTWNKKAFSQLVAPPETKELIQAVVSAHGERKNMGLDIIEGKGQGLLVLLHGGPGTGKTLTAESIAEEQERPLYRVTCGDIGTEPSEVERYLGDVLEIGRAWGCVVLLDEADVFLEERSFSDQKRNAIISIFLRILEYYDGILILTTNRIGSFDEAFKSRIQLALGYPPLNEEDRLKIWSNFVQMLPRTKDRVDMEDLRMNLPKLALVKINGREIRNIITMARHLAKFRKETLRYQHMRDALRSSQKFSEYLNQVKGVSDDDWARADRLR, from the exons ATGGCTTCCCGGGACGAGAATAACCTCAAAGGCCGAAAAGCCGGCAGAACTGGTGCCACTCGAGAAGAGGGCAGGTCCTCTACCCGCGACCGCTCAGCAATGGACAAGACTATTTCGCAAGATCATTCGAACTATCATGGTCATGTTTTTTCAA CAGCCCATAAGGAAGACGACGGTTCAGACTCTGACGATGAATCTGAAAGTGAACGAGCGCACAAGCAGGCGGGAAATGGAGAAGGCTCTAAGCAAAACGATGGCCAAtttgatgaaggagagggcGGTAGAGAGGTTCTctctgaagaggaagaag ACCTTGCGCAGCGACTAGCTGAACAGTTAAAAGTCAAGCTGAGCGACTTGGTTGAAGAAAATTTCCCATCAGGCTCTGCAGCCTCTCGGGTTATGGACAACTTGGTGTCTACAGTTTCCCGCCTCCAGGTCGAGAacgagatgctcaaggaAGAACTCCAGGCTATCAAGACAACCCAGCTCGCATCCCCGGAACAAGCTTTTCATGAAGCAATTGGGTCAAACCAGGGCTCCGAGCTCGTCAAGTTTGTGACTTTCCATGAGGTGCTCTGTTGGTGCTCCCGTGAGCCGACCTTGACGAGTTACTTGGACCCTCCTCGCCTTTTCAAGGGCGATACAGAAAATGATCATCTCAGAGGAACCAACGAGGTCGCCCAGGTGAAGGCGTACCTCGAAAGTCACCCAGAAATTTCGTTTGCAGTTATTGCACACTATCGATGTGATAAGCCGTCAATTCGATCGATATTGACCAAGGAAGGGCAGCGCGGACCACGTGGCCGGGTTCTTATCCAAGATCATTGCCCCAAAGAAGGTGGAAAGAAAGGCATTATGGTCGGTCCAGCTACACAGACTGGACTACAGGCCATCATCGAAGCGAACCCCGACCAGTTTCCTGGTTTTGaagatcctcctcgattTTTCAATCTGTGGGGGGGTCGCTTCCTGAAAAAATCCAGCTTCCAATCGCTCCAAGAGCCATTCACgctcttttatttatatgGAAAGACTCTGACCAAGTCTTTCGGAGAGGTCGACTTAGATGACTTGACAAGAGAgtcgctgttgctgctgtgtCAGTGGATGGAGGACAACTTCAGGGAGGAATGGGACAAAGCTGACGCCTTGTTTGCGCAAGGAAAGATCGACTTGGCACACTTCCAGCTACTATTCCGGCCCGGCGAACTAATCGTTTCTGGTGGCTCTCACGAGGACAGGTCGTCATTAGGAGGCTCGGTTGTCCCTTGGTTCTCATTCAACACAGGTGGACTCGATGGTATCCAACTCTACACCTGGGTATTCAACGGCCACCTATTGTCTTCACGGTCATCCTTTGATCCACCACTAGAGCTTTCTTCAACCTCTCCCTCGAGTGACAGCCTTATTGACATCACAAGCCTTGACCATTATCCACTGAGATTCGCGTCAAAAGGTGTTAAAGCAGGGCTAGTTGCCCGAGGGCAAAGATTCTGGGCATGCAGACGTCAGAAACTCGTTTGTTACAACGAGAATATCGCGGGCAGTGCCTTTCAG ACTGAGAGGCGATTCATGGTTGACTACGATATGTTCAGACGCTTACACCCTAGCAACTTAGCTTTCAAACGCGACTTCATTGATCAACTTCCTGCATTTCAATTCAGTAATATTGAGGAGCCACCCGAAGAGTTCTTGTACTGTCTCCCGCCGGAGATCCACGGATTTGAtttcaccaccaagacctgGA AGGCCTTGGAAGTAGACCGCATCACAGATGTGACGTGGAACAAGAAGGCATTCTCGCAGCTTGTTGCGCCCCCCGAGACTAAAGAGCTAATCCAGGCCGTGGTGTCAGCTCATGGGGAAAGAAAGAACATGGGGCTAGACATCATCGAAGGCAAAGGTCAGGGGCTTCTGGTCTTGCTTCACGGTGGGCCTGGAACTGGCAAAACTCTGACAGCAGAGAGTATCGCCGAGGAACAGGAGAGGCCTCTGTACAGGGTGACTTGTGGTGATATCGGAACTGAGCCCAGTGAGGTGGAACGG TATCTTGGCGATGTCCTTGAGATAGGGAGAGCTTGGGGCTGTG TGGttcttctcgatgaggcAGATGTCTTTCTTGAGGAGCGGTCCTTTTCAGACCAGAAGCGAAATGCCATTATTTCAA TCTTCCTCCGTATCCTGGAGTACTatgatggcatcctcatATTGACAACCAACCGCATCGGCAGCTTTGACGAAGCCTTCAAGTCGCGCATCCAGCTAGCCCTAGGCTACCCGCCACTTAACGAGGAAGACCGGCTCAAGATCTGGAGCAACTTTGTGCAGATGCTCCCTCGCACCAAGGACCGTGTCGACATGGAGGACCTGCGGATGAACCTACCCAAGTTGGCGCTGGTCAAGATCAACGGGCGCGAGATCcgcaacatcatcaccatggcgcGGCACCTGGCCAAGTTCCGAAAAGAGACGCTCCGGTATCAGCACATGCGGGACGCCCTAAGGTCATCGCAGAAGTTCAGCGAGTACCTGAACCAGGTCAAGGGCGTCTCAGACGACGACTGGGCGAGGGCGGACAGGCTGAGGTAG